The DNA window CGATGCCGCACGGATCTGTGCGCCAACGCGGGCAGCCAGCTCTGGCTGCATTCCCACCAACACCATGGCGCCAATACGCATCATTACGAGCGGCACAGCACGCGTTTTGGCACTGGGCGGATAGTTGAACGCGGTAACGGGGCCGGTGGGCCGATCTTCCGGCGTAATCTCTTGCGCGGCCACGTTTATCTGCGCGCGCCGTACCGCCAGCGTGGCCTGGGATGCCGGCACAATTTGCCCGGCAACTTGCACCACGCCGGCGCCGAGCCGCTCGCCCAGCAAATCCACCAGCGTGAACCCCGCTTCGTGCACATCAATTTGACCCACGCTGCCATCGCTGTTGACGACGTGGCGGTTGGCCTGCAAATACGGCGCCTGATCCCCAGCCGCCCCCACCAGGAACAGCGCAACGGTATCCGAACCGTAATGTGCCTCAACGTAACGCGCCGCGGCGCCGGCAAGATCGGCGGAAATCAACTTCCCGCCGGCGGCCTGCTGCGAACCGTCCATAATCGACGACTGCACGGCAAAGTTCATCAGGAGCGCCAGCGGCTTGCCATCACGGCCATCAATGCGCAATACGCCGAGGAAAGGATCGGCAAAACCGGCATCGTTGGCCCCCAGCCACCAGCCGTGCGGTGTCGGTACATCGCGGTTCACATTCACCCGGCTGGTGCCGGCGCCAAAGCCCAAACGGGCCGGCTGCAAACCGGCGTTGGCGTGCTCCGCCGCGGTGCGCAACGCGGCAAGCACCGCGCGCCAGGCGGCTTCATTGCGCACGGTATCCGTACCGGCGGGCGCTTGCCCGGCCGGAAAAATATGCGGAGTGGAAAAGGTGTGGCTGGCGCAAACCAGCGTGTTGTCAGGCGGCACGCCCGCCACCTCAGTCAGGATGGTTTTTATCGCGCTGATCATGCCTTCGGCGATCGAGGTCAGATCGACAACCGCGATGCTCAGGCGTTGGCGGCCGTCATCCAGCAGCAACACGCGGACGGCCAGCGGATCGTGCATGCCGGCAAAGCCGTCCAGCGGGAAAAGTGCGGCGGGAAAGACGATCTCCGCCCGCCCGGCGCCAGCCCGGAGCGCCGATGCCGTTGGCGTGCCTGCTGCCGCTACCAACGGTTGCAGCAGAGTCGCCGCCCCCAGGCCGATGCCCGTTAACAGAAATTGCCGCCGTGATTGCATACCAGACCTCAACCGACCTTCAGCGCCAGCTCCGTGCCGCGTTTGATCGGCAGGGTGACGGAGATAAACCCATTAGCAGGATCGCGAATATATTCAAGGAAATCCGGCTCGGCGTTATCGTTCAGCACATAGCCGCCGGTGCGCAACTGCGGCGCGATAATCTCAATGATCTGGCGAGCGAGCGAAGGCCCCTGCTCAACCGGCCAGCCGTCGATCAACGCAAAATCGATAGGTTCGCCAAGGTCGCGCAGCGTTTCGCGTGCGTCGCCCACGCGAATATCCGCATAGTCCGCCAGCCCGGCATCGGCCAGATTACGCCGCGCCACATCGACCTTCGCCTGCACATATTCCGCGCCGATCACCAACCCGCCGCCGTTGTCGCGCATCGCGGCGGCAAAATACAGCGCCGACATGCCGACCGAGGTCGCAAAATCCACCACCCGTTTCGCCCCCATGCCGCGGCACAGCAGGTATATCAGATCCCCTTGATCGGGGTGGATGGAAAAACCGTAATCGGCGAAGGCCTCGGGCGCCTTGCCCGCAGCGCCCTGAAACGCGCCCGGTTCCGGGAAGCGCCGCGCAGCGTTCATCCGGGCGATAACCTCAAGAACGCGGGGATCCCGGATAGGGCTTGGCCCGGTTCCCTGGGATGGAATAGCCTTTGGCATGATCAACCTCCATTACCTAATCTAACCGTAGCAAAGCAACCCAGGCAGCTCAAATGCGGCCGATATTCGCCGCAGGCTGGGCCTGCCTTGAAGAAAGCCTTGCTCACTGATATGGTACTAGAAAAGTACCATATTGTAGCCGATGCAGGCTGTCAATGAGAAAACCAGCACCAGGAGAACGGATGGACGTCACCCCAAAAAAAACCGCGCCCAAACGCGGGCGGCCCAAAGTGTTCGGGGAACAGGAACGCCGGCAGTCCATCATCGCCGGGGCCTATGAGGCCTTTATCGAACTGGGGTTTGCGCACACCACAACGGCCGTTATCGCGGCGAAAGCCAAAGTCTCCAAGCGCTCGATCTATGAAGTATTCAGTAACAAAACGGCGCTCTTCGCCGCCGTGATCCAAGAGAAACAACACCTGATCCTGGCCCTGCCGCGCCCGCCGGGCGAAGCACTGCCGCTGCTGGAAACGCTGATCGAAATTTTCCGCCTGAACATTGATCAGGAAACCGCCCTGGCGCGCGAAGCGATACTCAATTTGATCGTCAGGGAATCGATCCAGTTCCCCGAGCTGTCCGATTATCTCTATGAAAATGAAATCATTCGCTCACGGGAAGCGCTCATCGAGTGGCTCCAGCTGGAGGCTGAACGCGGCCGTATGGTGGTTGACGATCCCGAGGTCTGCGCCGGGATGCTGATGGATATCGTGTTTGGTGCGCTGCTGCCGCGCCGAAGAGCGCAACAGGCGCCGGACTACGCGCGCCGAGCGGAGCACATTAAACAACGGCTGGCGATTTTCCTGCGCGGCATCCAGCCAGGCCAGGCATAACGGCACGCCCGCTGACATCAGGGAAGGCGTGCCGCGCCGGCGCCGCTATGGCGCCAGGGTTTTCGCATCCCAGCCGCCGCCCAGCGCCGCAATCAGTTCCACGCTGGCCACCCACTGCGTGCTTTGCAGCGACAGCAGGCTTTGCTGCTGGCTCAGGCTGGCGTTTTCCGTGGTGGCGACATCCAGGTAATCAATCATCCCGGCCTCATACTGGTTGCGTGTGACGCGGGCGGAATCCTGCGCCGCGGTGGCGGCGCGCTGCTGCGCGGCCAGCTCATCCTGCAGGGTATTCAACTGCACCAGATAGTTTTCCACCTCGGTAAAGCCCTGCAGCACCGCTTGGCGGTAGCTGGCGACGCTGGCGTCATAGGCGGCGCGCGCCTGCTCCACCTTCGCCGACGTCGCGCCAAAGTCCAACAGCGTGCCGCTCAGCTCCGGCCCGAGCGACCAGACGCGGTTCGGCAGCGAGATCAGATTATGCAGCGCCGAACTGGTGAAGCCACCGCTGGCGCTTAACGTCAGATCCGGGTAGTAACCAGCGATCGCCACCCCCACCGCCGCATTCGCCGCCGCTACGTTGCGTTCGGCATAGGCGATATCCGGCCGGCGCTGCAACAGTTCCGATGGCAGCGCATGTGGGATCGCCGGCATGGTTGCGCTCAGCGGCGCGGCGGCCAGGCTGAATTCCGCCGGCGTTTTGCCGATCAGCAGCGCTATCGCGTGTTCCAGCTGCGCCCGTTGCCAAACATAATCCAGCGCCGAGGCTCTGGCGCTCTCCAGTTGCAGTTGCGCCTGCGCCAGCGTGCTGCGTGATTCGGCGCCGGCCTGATATTTGTTGTTGATCACCTGCAGATAGCGTTCATAGGCCTGCACGCTCTGCTGATACAGGGCAATTTGCTGATCCATAATACGCAACTGGAAGTAATCCTGCGCCAGCTCCGACTGGGCGCTCAATGTTATATTGGCCAACTCGGCCTGGCTGGCCTGCGCGCTGGCCTTGTTCTCTTCCAGCGTGCGGCGCAGCTTGCCCCACAGATCCAGTTCCCAACTGGCGCTGGCCTCTGCCGAGAAACTGTTGCTGACGGAACGCTGGCTGGCACTACTGCTGGCCTTGCTGCCGCTGCGGGTGCCCGATCCGGTGCCGCTGAGGGTGGGGAACAAATCAGAACGCGATTCCGCCGCCAGCGCTTTGGCCTGGCGATATTGCGCCTCATACTGCGCCACGTTCTGGTTCGAAATGCTCACCTGGCCGAGCAGCGACGATAGCGTGGCATCGTGATACACCGCCCACCATTCGCCCTTATTGGCCTGATCCTGCGGTTTGGCCTGCTGCCAGCCTTTGGCTTCCTTATACTGCAACGGCACGCTGGTAGGAGCCGGGCGCTGATAATCGGGCCCCACGGCGCAGCCGCTGAGCACCAGAGCAAGAAAAAGCGGAGTAAAGGCAATATTTTTCAGTTTCATAAATGGTTATTCAGCATGGCGCAAACGCTGCCACTGACGACGAGTGGCGCGGCTGGCGCGATCAAGATAGAGGTACACCACCGGCGTGGTGAACAGCGTAAGTAACTGACTGAGCGCCAGACCACCGGCAATCGCCAGGCCCAGCGGGCTGCGCAAATCGGCGTCACCGCCGCTGCCCAACGCCAGAGGCAGCGCGCCGAAGAACGCCGCCAGGGTGGTCATCATAATCGGGCGAAAACGCATCAGGCAGGCCTGGGTGATCGCCTGCTGCGGCGACATGCCCTGCTGGCGTTCGGCCATTAGCGCAAAGTCGATCATCATGATGGCGTTCTTCTTCACGATACCGATCAGCAACAAAATACCGATCAGCGCGATCACCGTAAGCTGGGTGTTGGTCAACAGCAGCAACAGCAAAGCGCCCACGCCGGCCGACGGCAGCGTTGAAAGAATGGTCAACGGGTGGATATAGCTTTCATACAGCATACCCAGCACGATATACACCGCGGCCAGCGCCGCCAGGATCAGCCACGGCATGGTGGCGGTCAGCTCGCCGAACTCACGGGCAGTACCGCTGTAGCCGGCCTGCACGTCGCTCGGCAGGCCGATCTGCGCCATGGCGTTTTTAATCAACACCTGCGCCTGCTCCAGCGAAACGCCGTCCTGCAGGTTGAAAGCGACGGTGCTGGCGGCGGACTGCCCCTGATGCGCCACCGACAACGGCGCAGTGTCGCTGCTGAAAGTGACGAAGGCAGACAGCGGCACCTGATCGCCGTTGTCGTTCACCACGAACAGATCTTTCAGCGTATCCGGATCGCGGGTGAAGGTGTCATCCACCGACATCACCACATGATACTGGTTAAGCGTGTGGTACAGGGTGGCAATCTTGCGCTGGCTGAAGGCGTTATTCAGCAGCGTATCGAGCATATTGACATCAATGCCCAACTGCGTGGCCTTATCGCGATCGATATTGATCATCACTTCCTGCCCGCCGTTCTGCGAGTCGGAATCCACGCTGGTCAGTTGCGGGATCTGCGCCAGCGCCGCCTGCACCTTCGGCGTCCAGGTGCGCAGGGTACTGAGATCGTCCGCCTGCAGGGTGTACTGGTAGCTGGCGTTGGCGCTGCGGCCGCCGACACGCAGATCCTGTGCCGCCATCAAGAACAGCTGCATGCCAGCCAGATGTTGTGCTTTGGCGCTCAGGCGGTTGGCGATTTCACTCGCCGTGGCGCTGCGCTGGTTAAAGTCTTTCAGATGCACGAAGAAGTTGGCGCTGTTGCGCGAACCGAACGCGCCGCTGCCCATCGATGCCATCACCCCATCCACGTCCGGATCTGCGGCAATCAGTTTGGCGGCCTGTTGCATCTTGGGCTTCATCGCCTGGAACGAGATGTTCTGATCGGCGCGCACCATGCCCATCAGCAGCCCGGTATCCTGGGTCGGGAAGAAGCCCTTCTGCACCACGGTGTACAAGAAAACGTTGAGCACCACGGTCAACAGCAGGCTGAACAACGTCAGGCGCTGGTGCTTCATCACCCAGTCCAGCCCGCGGGAATAGGCCGCCAGCAAAGCGTTGAGCTGATTTTCAATCCACTGGTACAGCGGATGCGGCCGTTTCGTCACCGCCGGTTTGCGTTTTAGCAGCCGCGAACAGAGCATCGGCGTCAGCGTCAGCGACACCAACATCGAGATCAACAGCGACACCGTCAGCGTCACCGCGAATTCGCGGAATAACCGCCCGATCACGCTGCCCATCAGCAGGATTGGGATAAACACCGCCACCAGCGATAAGGTCATTGACAGCACGGTGGAGCTAACTTCCCGCGCCCCTTTCAGCGCCGCCCGCACCGGGCTAAGGCCGGCTTCGATATAGCGGGTGATGTTTTCCAACACCACGATGGCGTCATCCACCACAAAACCGGTGGCGATAATCAGCGCCATCAGCGACAGGTTATCCAGGCTGTAATCCAGCAGGTACATCACCGCGCAGGTGCCGATCAGCGATACCGGCAACGCCAGCGCCGGGATAATCACCGCCTGCACATTGCGCAGGAACACGAACACCACGGCGATCACCAACAGCACGGCGATCAGCAGCGTCTCTTCGGTGTCATACAGCGAGGCGCGCACGGTGGTGGAGCGGTCGACCACCAGCTTCAACTGCGTATCCGCCGGCAGTTCCTTTTGCAGATCCGGCAGCAATGCTTTGATCGCATCAATGGTTTGCAGCATGTTGGCGCCCGCCTGCCGCGTCACGCCAATCATCACCGCCGGCTGTTGGTTGTAGTAACCGGCCCGGTATTTGTCTTCGATCGCATCGTACACCGTCGCCACGTCGCTCAGGTGGATCGCCCGGCCGTTCTGATAGCTGATCACCAGGTTACGATACTGCGCCGCTTTATCCAGTTGGCCGTTATTGTCCACCACCCACGATTGGCTGCCGCCGTTCAAAATGCCTTTTGGCAGGTTGGTGGTGCTATCGGCAATGGCGGCGCGCACCGTATCCAGCGAAACGCCAAAGTGGGTCAGCATCTGCGGCTGCAGATCGATACGCACCGCCGGCAGCGCGCTGCCCATCAGCGACACCTCGCCGACCCCCTGCACCTGGGCGATTTTCTGGTCGATCTTGCTGTCCGCCAGATCGTAGAGTTCGCCGGCCGGGCGCGTTGCCGAAGTCAGCGCCAGCATCACGATCGGCGCATCGGACGGGTTGGCTTTGCGGTAGGTCGGTAGCGTCGACATGCTGCTGGGCAGCAGGCTGCGGGCGGCGTTGATTGCCGCCTGCACGTCGCGCGCCGCGCCGTTGATATCGCGGTTCAGTTCAAACTGCAAAATGATATTGGTGCTGCCGGACGAACTGCTGGAGGTCATCTCGGTAATGCCGGCGATCTGCCCCAGCGCCCGCTCCAGCGGCGTCGCCACCGTGGCGGCCATGGTTTCCGGGCTGGCGCCGGCCAATGAACCGGTCACCATGATGGTGGGGAAATCCACCTGCGGCAGCGGCGCCACCGGCAGCAGACGATAACCCAGCATGCCAAGCAGCAGGATCGACAGCGTCAGCAACAGCGTGGCGACCGGACGGAAGATAAACAACCGTACCATATTCACTCCCCGCCCTGAGACTGCTGCGCTTTACGCATATAGCGTTTCCCACGCTGCGCCAGGCCATCGAACCACAGATAAATCACCGGCGTGGAGAACAGCGTCAACACCTGGCTGACGATCAAACCGCCGACGATCACCAGCCCCAACGGCTGGCGCAGCTCCGCCCCGGAACCGGAAGCCAACATCAGCGGCAGCGCGCCGAGCAATGCCGCCATGGTGGTCATCAGGATCGGCCTGAAGCGCAGCAGGCAGGCCTGATGGATCGCTTCACGCGGGCTAAGGTGCTGATGGTTCTCGGCCTCAAGCGCAAAGTCGATCATCATGATGGCGTTCTTCTTGACGATACCGATCAGCAAAATCACACCAATCAGCGCAATCAGGCTGAATTCGGTGCCGGCCAGCAGCAGGATCAGCAGCGCCCCCACCGCCGCCGAAGGCAGCGTCGACAGGATAGTGACCGGATGAATAAAGCTTTCGTACAAAATGCCCAGCACCACGTACATAGTGAGCAACGCCGCCAGAATCAGCCACAGCGTGTTGCTGTTGGCGCTCTGGAAGGCGGAAGCTTCCCCTTGGTAACGCAGCGTAATACTGGAAGGCAGTTCCAGTTGCTTACTGACCTCGGTAATCGCCTGCTGCGCGTTTTCCAGTGAATAGCCGTCATTCAGATTGAACGACACCGTGACCGCCGGGAACTGGTTCAGCCGCATATGCATCAGCGAACCGGGGCGTTGATGGATGGTGGCGATCGAGGTCAGTTTCACCATGTTGGCCGTCGAACTGGTCGAACTGGTTGACGACGACGTGGAGGACGTTGAGCTGGTAGAAGACGTCGATGTTGTGGATGAACTGCTGCTGTCGGAAGACACCGTACTGGCCAGCCAAACGTCATCGAACGACGCCGGGGACTGCTGATAGGCCGGCGCCACTTCCAGCACCACGCGGTACTGGTTCGACTGGGTAAAGATGGTCGAAACCAGGCGCTGCCCGAAGGCGTTGTATAACGCGGTATCCACATCGGACGCGGTAATGCCGTAGCGCGCCGCTTTATCGCGGTTCAGTTCGACATAGGCCACCTGCCCCTGATCCTGCAGGTTGCTGACCACGTTGTTGAATTCCGGGCGTTTTGCCAACGCCGCCACCAGTTGCGGCGACCACTTCACCAGGTTTTCGCTGTCGGCGTCATCCAGCGTGAACTGATACTGGCTCGGCGTCACCTGGTCGTTCACCGTCAGATCCTGCGCCGATTGCATATACAGCTCGATGCCCGGCACACTGCGCACCGCTTGTTTCAGCTCGGCGATCACCGTGTCGGCGCGATCGTCGCGCTCATCGAACGATTTAAGATTGATTTGCAGGCGCCCGCTGTTCAGGCTGGTGTTGTTGCCGTCGATACCGATGGTGGACGACACGCTCTCAACCGCCGGATTCTGCAAAATCACATCCGCCAGCGCCTGTTGCCGCTTGGCCATTTCACCAAAAGAAACATCCTGCGACGCCACGCTAATCCCCTGAATCAACCCGGTATCCTGCGTGGGGAAAAAGCCTTTGGGGATAATCAGATAAAGCAGCGCCGTCAGCACGAAGGTGCCCAGCGCCACCAGCAGCGTCAACTTCTGATGGTTAAGCACCACCGTCAGCAAACGATCGTAGCCGTGGATCACCTTGTCGAAAAACTCCCCGCCCTTGCGCGAAAAGCGCGACTGTTTTTCCGGCGGGATGTGGCGCAGCAAATAGGCGCACAGCATCGGCGTTAAGGTTAACGACACCAGCATCGACACCAGTATCGCCACCGCCAGCGTAATGGCGAATTCGCGGAACAGCCGCCCGACCACATCGCCCATAAACAGCAGCGGGATCAACACCGCAATCAGCGAGAAAGTCAGCGAGATGATGGTGAAGCCAATCTGCTGCGAGCCTTTCAGCGCCGCCTGCATCGGCGTTTCGCCCTCTTCCAGCCGGCGGGAAATATTCTCCACCACCACGATGGCGTCATCGATAACGAAGCCGGTGGCGATGGTCAGCGCCATCAGCGACAGGTTGTTGAGGCTGAAATCGGCCAGATACATCACGCCGAAGGTGCCCACCAGCGACAAAGGAACCGCTACGCTTGGGATCAGCGTCGCGGCGATATTGCGCAGGAACAGGAAGGTCACCATGATAACCAGCGCAATCGACAGCATCAGTTCGAACTGCACGTCGCTGATTGAAGCGCGAATGGTTTGCGTGCGATCGGACAATATCTCCATTTTCACGCCATCCGGCAGTGCCGCCTGCAGCGTCGGCAGTTGGGCCTTGATATTATCCACTACCGAGATAACGTTGGCGCCGGGCTGGCGCTGCACGCTGATGACAATCGCCGGGCTGCGGTTGGCCCACGCCGACTGATAGCTGTTTTCCGATGCTTCTTCAATATGGGCGATATCGTGCAGGCGCAGCGCCGCACCGTTCTGGTAAGCCAGAATCAGGTTGCCGTACTCTTCGGCGGTGCGCAGTTGGTCATTGGCATCAATGGTGACCGAGTGGTATTTACCGTCAAAGCCGCCCTTCGAACCGTTAACGTTGCTGTTGCCGATCAGCGTATTGACGTCTTCCAGCGTCAATCCCCGCGCCGCCAGCGCTTTCGGATCCACCTGCACGCGGATGGCAGGCTGGTGCCCGCCGGCCAACGTCACCATCCCCACGCCGGAAATCTGTGACAGCTTGAGCGCGATACGGGTGTTCACCAGGTCCTGTACTTTGATCAGCGGCAGGGTATCGGAACTGGCGGCCAGGGTGATCACCGCGCTATCCGCCGGGTTAACCTTTTTATAGGTCGGCGGGTTGGGCAGATCGCTTGGCAACAGGCTATCGGCGGCATTGATGGCCGCCTGCACTTCCTGCTCGGCAACGTCCAGCGACAGATCGAGCGAAAACTTCAGGGTGATCAGCGAAGAACCGCTGCTGCTGTTGGAGGTCATCTGGCTCAGGCCGGCCATTTGCCCCAACTGGCGCTCCAGCGGCCCGGTCACGGATGACGCCATGACGTCCGGGCTGGCGCCCGGATAGAGCGTCGTCACCTGGATGGTAGGATAGTCAACCTGCGGCAGGGCGGAAGTTGACAGCGTGCGATAAGCAAAAATCCCGGAAATCAACACGCCGACCATCAATAAGATGGTCGCGACCGGGCGCTCAATAAATATTCGTGACGGGTTCATTGAGCCTTAGCGCTCCCACTGGCCGCGCCGGTCTGTGTCTGCTCCGCCGTGACCACACTGACTTTGCTGCCGGAGGCCAGGCGATCGACGCCTTCCGTTACCACCCGATCCCCTGGCGCCACGCCGGAAATAATCGCCCGCTGGTCTTCACCGAAGCTCGGCCCGGTCGCCACCACCTTGCGCGTCACGGTGTTGTCCTGATTGATCACGAAGACAAAACTGCCGTCGCTGCTAAGCTGCAGCGCCTGGGAAGGAATTACCGTTGCCTGCGACAGCAGGCCGGTTTGCAGACGCACGTTGACGAACTGGTTGGCGTACAGCGCCTCATCCTCATTGTCGAACAGGGCTTTTAACTGCACGGTGCCGGTGCTGGTATCGATGCTGTTGCTGATAAACTGCGCTTTGCCCTCGGCAAGCTGCGTTTTGTTATCCTGATCAAACGCGGTGGCCGGCATGCTCTGCCCGTTGTGCAACGCTTTCAGCAGCACCGGAATATTGCTTTGCGGCACGCTGAAGGTCACGGCGACGGGCTGCGTCTGGGTAATGGTGACGATGCCGGTGGTATCACTGCTGGTCACCATATTGCCCGCATCCACCAGCCGCAGGCCCACGCGCCCGCTGATCGGCGCGGTAATGCGCGCGTATTCGATGTTCAGCTTGGCGGCGGCAATCTGCGCTTCATCGGCTTTAATCGCGCCGCTGTACTGCCCGGCTGTCGCGATCTGCGTATCCAGATCCTGGCGTGAGAGCGAATCCTGCGCGAACAGTTTTTTGTAGCGGGTCAGCGTGAGTTGCGCGCTTTTCAGCAGCGCCTGGTTTTCACTCAGTTCGGCCTGATACTGCGCGAGCGTGGCCTGGTAACTGCGCGGATCGATCTGCGCCAGCAACTGACCGGCTTCAACCTTCTGCCCTTCGGTGAAATAGACTTTCATGAGCTGCCCATCGACCCGGCTGGTCACCGTTACCGTGGCGTTCGGCGTCACCGTACCCAGCGCATTGAGGTACACCGGCACATCGGCCTGGGT is part of the Gibbsiella quercinecans genome and encodes:
- a CDS encoding O-methyltransferase, producing the protein MPKAIPSQGTGPSPIRDPRVLEVIARMNAARRFPEPGAFQGAAGKAPEAFADYGFSIHPDQGDLIYLLCRGMGAKRVVDFATSVGMSALYFAAAMRDNGGGLVIGAEYVQAKVDVARRNLADAGLADYADIRVGDARETLRDLGEPIDFALIDGWPVEQGPSLARQIIEIIAPQLRTGGYVLNDNAEPDFLEYIRDPANGFISVTLPIKRGTELALKVG
- a CDS encoding TetR/AcrR family transcriptional regulator encodes the protein MDVTPKKTAPKRGRPKVFGEQERRQSIIAGAYEAFIELGFAHTTTAVIAAKAKVSKRSIYEVFSNKTALFAAVIQEKQHLILALPRPPGEALPLLETLIEIFRLNIDQETALAREAILNLIVRESIQFPELSDYLYENEIIRSREALIEWLQLEAERGRMVVDDPEVCAGMLMDIVFGALLPRRRAQQAPDYARRAEHIKQRLAIFLRGIQPGQA
- a CDS encoding efflux transporter outer membrane subunit, which produces MKLKNIAFTPLFLALVLSGCAVGPDYQRPAPTSVPLQYKEAKGWQQAKPQDQANKGEWWAVYHDATLSSLLGQVSISNQNVAQYEAQYRQAKALAAESRSDLFPTLSGTGSGTRSGSKASSSASQRSVSNSFSAEASASWELDLWGKLRRTLEENKASAQASQAELANITLSAQSELAQDYFQLRIMDQQIALYQQSVQAYERYLQVINNKYQAGAESRSTLAQAQLQLESARASALDYVWQRAQLEHAIALLIGKTPAEFSLAAAPLSATMPAIPHALPSELLQRRPDIAYAERNVAAANAAVGVAIAGYYPDLTLSASGGFTSSALHNLISLPNRVWSLGPELSGTLLDFGATSAKVEQARAAYDASVASYRQAVLQGFTEVENYLVQLNTLQDELAAQQRAATAAQDSARVTRNQYEAGMIDYLDVATTENASLSQQQSLLSLQSTQWVASVELIAALGGGWDAKTLAP
- a CDS encoding multidrug efflux RND transporter permease subunit; translated protein: MNMVRLFIFRPVATLLLTLSILLLGMLGYRLLPVAPLPQVDFPTIMVTGSLAGASPETMAATVATPLERALGQIAGITEMTSSSSSGSTNIILQFELNRDINGAARDVQAAINAARSLLPSSMSTLPTYRKANPSDAPIVMLALTSATRPAGELYDLADSKIDQKIAQVQGVGEVSLMGSALPAVRIDLQPQMLTHFGVSLDTVRAAIADSTTNLPKGILNGGSQSWVVDNNGQLDKAAQYRNLVISYQNGRAIHLSDVATVYDAIEDKYRAGYYNQQPAVMIGVTRQAGANMLQTIDAIKALLPDLQKELPADTQLKLVVDRSTTVRASLYDTEETLLIAVLLVIAVVFVFLRNVQAVIIPALALPVSLIGTCAVMYLLDYSLDNLSLMALIIATGFVVDDAIVVLENITRYIEAGLSPVRAALKGAREVSSTVLSMTLSLVAVFIPILLMGSVIGRLFREFAVTLTVSLLISMLVSLTLTPMLCSRLLKRKPAVTKRPHPLYQWIENQLNALLAAYSRGLDWVMKHQRLTLFSLLLTVVLNVFLYTVVQKGFFPTQDTGLLMGMVRADQNISFQAMKPKMQQAAKLIAADPDVDGVMASMGSGAFGSRNSANFFVHLKDFNQRSATASEIANRLSAKAQHLAGMQLFLMAAQDLRVGGRSANASYQYTLQADDLSTLRTWTPKVQAALAQIPQLTSVDSDSQNGGQEVMINIDRDKATQLGIDVNMLDTLLNNAFSQRKIATLYHTLNQYHVVMSVDDTFTRDPDTLKDLFVVNDNGDQVPLSAFVTFSSDTAPLSVAHQGQSAASTVAFNLQDGVSLEQAQVLIKNAMAQIGLPSDVQAGYSGTAREFGELTATMPWLILAALAAVYIVLGMLYESYIHPLTILSTLPSAGVGALLLLLLTNTQLTVIALIGILLLIGIVKKNAIMMIDFALMAERQQGMSPQQAITQACLMRFRPIMMTTLAAFFGALPLALGSGGDADLRSPLGLAIAGGLALSQLLTLFTTPVVYLYLDRASRATRRQWQRLRHAE
- a CDS encoding efflux RND transporter permease subunit — its product is MNPSRIFIERPVATILLMVGVLISGIFAYRTLSTSALPQVDYPTIQVTTLYPGASPDVMASSVTGPLERQLGQMAGLSQMTSNSSSGSSLITLKFSLDLSLDVAEQEVQAAINAADSLLPSDLPNPPTYKKVNPADSAVITLAASSDTLPLIKVQDLVNTRIALKLSQISGVGMVTLAGGHQPAIRVQVDPKALAARGLTLEDVNTLIGNSNVNGSKGGFDGKYHSVTIDANDQLRTAEEYGNLILAYQNGAALRLHDIAHIEEASENSYQSAWANRSPAIVISVQRQPGANVISVVDNIKAQLPTLQAALPDGVKMEILSDRTQTIRASISDVQFELMLSIALVIMVTFLFLRNIAATLIPSVAVPLSLVGTFGVMYLADFSLNNLSLMALTIATGFVIDDAIVVVENISRRLEEGETPMQAALKGSQQIGFTIISLTFSLIAVLIPLLFMGDVVGRLFREFAITLAVAILVSMLVSLTLTPMLCAYLLRHIPPEKQSRFSRKGGEFFDKVIHGYDRLLTVVLNHQKLTLLVALGTFVLTALLYLIIPKGFFPTQDTGLIQGISVASQDVSFGEMAKRQQALADVILQNPAVESVSSTIGIDGNNTSLNSGRLQINLKSFDERDDRADTVIAELKQAVRSVPGIELYMQSAQDLTVNDQVTPSQYQFTLDDADSENLVKWSPQLVAALAKRPEFNNVVSNLQDQGQVAYVELNRDKAARYGITASDVDTALYNAFGQRLVSTIFTQSNQYRVVLEVAPAYQQSPASFDDVWLASTVSSDSSSSSTTSTSSTSSTSSTSSSTSSTSSTANMVKLTSIATIHQRPGSLMHMRLNQFPAVTVSFNLNDGYSLENAQQAITEVSKQLELPSSITLRYQGEASAFQSANSNTLWLILAALLTMYVVLGILYESFIHPVTILSTLPSAAVGALLILLLAGTEFSLIALIGVILLIGIVKKNAIMMIDFALEAENHQHLSPREAIHQACLLRFRPILMTTMAALLGALPLMLASGSGAELRQPLGLVIVGGLIVSQVLTLFSTPVIYLWFDGLAQRGKRYMRKAQQSQGGE
- a CDS encoding MdtA/MuxA family multidrug efflux RND transporter periplasmic adaptor subunit, with the translated sequence MTKPSRSRLLKLLLLVILVLIVAGVVWRLWPQGQSGQSGMRGPGGHGGPGRMMMSGGNTLVHAGTATQADVPVYLNALGTVTPNATVTVTSRVDGQLMKVYFTEGQKVEAGQLLAQIDPRSYQATLAQYQAELSENQALLKSAQLTLTRYKKLFAQDSLSRQDLDTQIATAGQYSGAIKADEAQIAAAKLNIEYARITAPISGRVGLRLVDAGNMVTSSDTTGIVTITQTQPVAVTFSVPQSNIPVLLKALHNGQSMPATAFDQDNKTQLAEGKAQFISNSIDTSTGTVQLKALFDNEDEALYANQFVNVRLQTGLLSQATVIPSQALQLSSDGSFVFVINQDNTVTRKVVATGPSFGEDQRAIISGVAPGDRVVTEGVDRLASGSKVSVVTAEQTQTGAASGSAKAQ